A window of the Penaeus monodon isolate SGIC_2016 chromosome 11, NSTDA_Pmon_1, whole genome shotgun sequence genome harbors these coding sequences:
- the LOC119578470 gene encoding sialidase-like — translation MSREFLWQAPQQQLSSSTAAAAAQQPAESAPSTSSQTQQPAAQQTIITSSQQQHSSSTSQQANHTRHSTATQQAPAPAHSTSSSTSTAAPAAQHQQQAPAATAPAPAHTAPAAPAESAAAEPAQRKSTSIAQQQNQQHQQQIQQQRESPEHSSSTAAQQQNHHTAAAADTSSAAAADITQYTAADQTSTSAAHTSSAAAAESAAAESPAADQQHTENHQRSSRSSRESTQQQQQNHQQQQQNHHTAAE, via the exons caccgCAGCAGCAGCtcagcagcagcacagcagcagcagcagcacagcagccAGCAGAATCAGCACCAAGCACCAGCAGCCAGACACAGCAGCCAGCAGCACAGCagaccatcatcacatcatcacagcAGCAGCACAGCAGTAGCACCAGCCAGCAAGCAAACCACACCAGACACAGCACCGCAACACAGCAagcaccagcaccagcacacAGCACCAGCAGTAGCACCAGCACAGCAGCACCAGCAGCGCAGCACCAGCAACAGGCACCAGCAGCaacagcaccagcaccagcacaca cagcaccagcagcaccaGCAGAATCAGCAGCAGCAGAACCAGCACAGCGCAAATCCACCAGCATAGCACAGCAGCAGAatcagcagcaccagcagcaaaTACAGCAGCAGCGAGAATCACCAGAGCacagcagcagcacagcagcacagcagcagAATCACCACACAGCAG cagcagcagacacCAGCAGCGCAGCAGCAGCAGATATCACACAGTACACAGCAGCAGACCAGACCAGCACCAGCGCAGCACacacatcatcagcagcagcagcagaatcagcagcagcagaatcaccaGCAGCAGACCAGCAGCACACAGAGAATCACCAGCGCAGCAGCAGATCAAGCAGAGAATcaacacagcagcagcagcagaatcaccagcagcagcagcagaatcaccaTACAGCAGCAGAATAA